Within Topomyia yanbarensis strain Yona2022 chromosome 2, ASM3024719v1, whole genome shotgun sequence, the genomic segment TGGAGTTGACGACGCTTTCCGCTTCGATCACAAGAGTAGCCAGTGTCTCCTCGTTCGGAATCCTGGACGTATACATCGCCGCCAGAGATACTTTGACCGACCTCACCAACCGTTCCCAAGCACCTCCCATGTGCGGCGCGGCAGGTGGGTTGAATATCCACCGAGTGTTCGTATTGGTGAAGGATTCTGCAAGCTGTCCGTCTATGGCGATCATCTCCTTGCGCAGCTCGTTGTTTGCCCCAACGAAGTTCGTTCCTTGGTCGCTACGTATTTCCGCCGGGGACCCTCTCCGTCCGACAAATCGTCGTATTGCTTGCTTGCAGGATTCGGTCGTCAGCGTGTGTACAACCTCAAGGTGAATTGCACGGGTTGTGAGACACGTGAACAATGCGATCCATCTCTTCGCAGTGCTGCGGTTGACTCGAACAGCGATTGGTCCGAAGTAGTCAATTCCTACGTAGGAAAACGGACGTTCGAAGGCCTTTACTCTGGCCACCGGAAGCGGCGCCATGCGTGGGATCACCGGAACTGCCTTGTTTGCTTTGCACATCACACACTCCCTCGCTATCTGCCGTACTATCGTGCGCAGCGTAGACACATAGAAGCGCTGCCTCACCTCATTGACGACAGTCTCCCCATTAGCATGCAGGAATGTCCTGTGATACCACTCCAGCAGCATACGGGTGACTACATGCTCCTTAGGTAGTATTATCGGAAATCGGGTATCGTAAGCCGCGAATGAGGCCTCAGGGATCCTGGAATCTGAACGGATAATTCCAGTGTCGTCCATGTATGGTGACAGTTTCCTGATTTTGCTAGTTCTCTCAAGTTTCTGTCGCCTCATCTTCTTATGATCTTCCTTCGTCGTCAGTATAGCAATTTCGTCGGGATACATTTCACTTTGGATCAGTCGGTAAATGGTTGACTCTGCAAGTGCCAGCTCCTGCTGCGTGATAGGCCCTGCTGGTGGCGCTTCGTTTCTAGATCTCTGTTGCAAGATCTTTCGATATCGAAGAACATACGCAACCGCTCGCTGTAGTCGTGTCCAGTTAGAAAAACGGTCCCAATTGATGACGGACTTCAAAATCACTTCACTGTGTACCAGACAGGGTCGTAATTCCTCGTCGGTCGTCTCCTCAGCAGCATTTATTTCCGACGGCCACTGTGTTTCCGGCACACCTAGGAAAAACTCTCCGAACCATGGGCTATTCGCCGAGAAGCAGGGTCCTCTTACACCCCATTTGGTTGCCAAATCTGCGGGATTCATCTTACTCGGTACGTACCGCCACTTCGCCGCGTCCGATTTCGACAGTGTTTCGCCAACCCTACATGAAACAAACTGCCGATATCTTCGATGGTCCGCATTGATCCATGCCAATACAGTCTTGGAGTCGGTCCACATGACCGTCTTGTCTATCTTAAGCGTGTGTCCGTTGATGATTGCTTTGCGCAGTCGAACTCCGATTACCGCTCCATTCAGTTTCAGTCTCGGAATAGAAAGCGTCTTCAAAGGAGCCACCTTTGCTTTGCCACCAACCAACGCAACTCTGATAACGCTGCCCGGGAACTCTGCACGAAGATACGCTACGCACGCATACGCTTCCTCGCTTGCATCGACGAATATATGCAACTGCAGCGACACGACCTCCTTGATCGAATGTTCGGGAAAGTAGCAACGAGGAACGCGTATCTGGTTCAAATATTGGAACAAGGCGGTCCACCGGGTCCATTTCTCGTTCAATTCCAACGGAATCGGCTGGTCCCATTCGGTTTTTGCTCTCCATACTTCCTGAATTAGTATCTTACCGTGGACGAGAAAGAAACATAGTAGTCCAGCCGGGTCGAACGGGCTCATCACGACCTGCAATGCCTGTCGCTTCGTAGGACGATTCGTCTCAATCGCTAGTGTCGTTGAGAACGTGAAGACGTCTTCTTCTGGTTTCCAGTACATTCCAAGTACCCGTTCCATAGAGCAATTCTTGTCCATCTGGATGCATTTCTCGGAAGCGGGGTCATCTTCCCCGACCCGTGCCAGCACCTCCTTGGAGTTCGACAACCAATTTCGCAGGTGAAACCCGGCAAGGGAGTGGATGTGCCGAACTTCCAACGCTATTCCCCTACGCTGTCTGCACTGTCCAGATAATCGTCAACGTAATGTTTCCGGATTATGGCATCAGCAGCTGCTGGGAACTCTTGAGCATGTTCTTCAGCATTCCGGTTTTTTACATGTTGTGACGAGCATGGTGAACACGCGGCACCAAACGTAGCAACATCTATTAGATACACAGTGGGTTCCATGCTTGGGTCATCCCGCCAAAGCATCCGTTGTGCGTGGCGGTCCTCACGCCGAATTTTAACTTGATGGAACATCTCTTTTAAATCCGCGCAGAGGGCTACCCGTCTTTCCCTGAATCCGAAGAGCACTGTCAGAAGAGAGTTCAGAAGATCCGGTCCTTTCAACAGCATCGTGTTCAACGAAATGCCATCTACTTTGGCTGCGGCATCACAAAATATACGGATTTTCGATGGCTTCTTCGGATTTAGAACGACACCTAACGGAAGGTACCAAGTTCGTCTGGGGTCCGCCTCCTCCAGTTCCTCCGGGGTCGCCTTATGGATGTACCCCTTCGCCTGGTATTCGGAAAGCTGCCTCACGACACTCTCGCCAATCACTGGGTCTTTCAAGATTCGTCGCTCCAAGCACTGCAATCGACGAACTGCCATCGGATAGCTATCCGGGAACTCGAAACAATCATACCGCCACAGCAGTCCCGTTTCGAACCGCTGACCGACACGCTTCGTAGTTTTTTGAAGGATATTGTTCGCACGTTGTACTTCCGGAGATTCGGGACATCCTACAGCCTCGATACCCATACTTTCCACCGAGAAGAACTGTTTAACGAGATCATGCAGTGACCGATCATCCTGACACTCACAGATATGGAAACTGTGCGCGCGATCCACAGATTTTTCTTGTTTCCCGTATACAGTCCACCCGAGCCGCGACTTCGCCGCAATCGGTTCTCCAGGCTGGCCCACTCGTATCTTATGCATGGCAGTCACGTGAGCATTGTCGTTACCGATAAGAATACGAGGCAATGCGTTCTCGTAATCTTTGATCGGAAGACCTTTCAAATATGGGAACGACTCAGCCAACTCCGCGTATCGCAGGGATTGCCGTGGTAGGTCCAGCTTACTCACAGTGCGCACATCGTTCAGCGTGAACTTTGTCACTTCGGCTTCTCCACGAATCTTCAACGCAATCCGCTGAGAATCGGTCTCGATTCGTTTCATGTTAGCCGTCCACTGCAGACACAGTGGGAGCGAATCTCCTGTGACGCCCAATTGTATCGCAATATCTTCGTCGACCAGCGTCCGTGACGACCCGTCATCCAAGAACGCGTAAGTTGACACCGAACGGTTGGTTCCATGCAGCTCTACAGGGATAATTCGAAAGAGTGCGGCCTTGCCAGCGTAGTGATGATTAGTAACTGCGTCAGATCCTGATGGTTTGGGTTCGAGCTTCTCTTGTCTTGGCACAAGTGCACTCGGTGTCTGCTTTGAGTGTATCAGTGAATGATGTCGAAGCTGGCATCCGTCGATCTCACACTTCGTGCGGATTCGGCACGGTCGCTTTCCATGAGCTCCCAAACATATACGGCAAAGTCTGAGCTCCTGAATGGTCTTCCAGCGTTCGTCCAACGTCTTCTTGGCAAACACACCGCAGTTTTTCACCCGATGTTTTGGGTCTTTGCAAACCAGACATGCTGGATCGGATAAGCGCGCAGGTATatccattagagtgggacatggttatatgaaaaaaataaaatttcgctccgagtaactttttgggtcccatttagctcccagaacaactctgtaaatttttagttcgatcggtgaaactatatttttgcgcccatggtttaaagtttacatgggatttcgtatggggaaatctacttttgcataataattcttccaagagtcgcccgttacctcctaaaaataaatagatgactgatttttataggaaatttgtcaagaaaacaaagtctagaagaccacgaaacaatctgatgcttgtggaaaaagttattaagaaaaaaccgattgatgccctgaagatcgatgaaattttcacttttcttaGCATCACTGCtactgacggtcgaattatatacaaaatttttaactttctcttattatgtacaaaagaagccccaATTTATCCCCCAAaacccttgcgaagtggccaaacagcatagataagtaatttaaacacattaagagaagatcaaaacaaaattgcatagaaTTGgaaaaccaacagcagtggtgctagaaaaaatgaatattttatcaatcgtcagagcatcaatcggtttctgcttaataacttttttctcaagcgtcagatcgtttcgtggttttcgagacttcgtttctttgttaaatttcctataaaagccacataacgatttatttttaggaagcaatgggcgacttccggaggaattattttgtgaaagttagtttttccatgcaaaatcccatgtaaactttaaacagtgggcgcaaaaatatagtttcagggatcgagctaagaatttgcacagttgttctaggacccaaatggtatctgaaaagttgctcggagctggattctattttttgtcccaccctaatatcCATAGCCTCACCCTTCCCCGGCGTTTTCGCTGGTTCTTCTGCGACGTGTGCACCGCAAAAATGTTTGTCCTTAGGCCGGAATTGCTGTTGCGGTTGTCTCGGTTCGTAGTGTAGTGTCACATCATTTGCCGCTCTAACCAACGTCGACATGTACTGGGAAAATGATCGAATGTTCACCTCTCTGCACCTTTCCTTATACAATGACCAATCAAGCTTCGTGTTCACAGGTAGCTTGTCCACTAGCTCGAACAATAACATTGGATTGTTCAAATGCGCCTCATGACCGCCGGCTTCCAGGTGATCGCACAGATTTTGAACTGCCAATCCGTATCCGATAAACGTGTCGAGCCGGTCTTGCTTCGGTCCTGGGACGTTGCGCACCTTCTGCAGCAACGTGTGAATTAACAGCTCTGGTCTACCGTACAGCGTCTCAAGCGTGGCAATAACATGTGACACAGGTGCCGGTAGTAGTAAACGACTTCGTACTGCTTCGAATGCGTTCCCCTTCAAACACCGCTGCAGTCTGGCCAAATTCTCTGCATCAGAATATCCGCACGCTTCCGTCGTGTTGACATAAGAGCTGATGAACAGAGGCCAGTCCTCTGGATTTCCCGAGAAAAAAGGCAGCTCTTTGGAGATCACCTGTCTGGCCGCAAGCTGCTGCGGATTCGGTCCACCGTGATAAGGCAACCGAGTTGGTTCATCCAACTGATTTGCGCTCTGGCCCTGTTGTCCGCCCTGATTCCACGTCGGTACTCTTGGCATTGGTGTCGCTCCGAAACCTGATAAGAAACGAGCTGTTGGTGCCGGCATCGATTGACCACCAGACCTCTGCGGTAGATGTCCACTGGGTTGCCTCAAAAAGGGTTGTGGTTCGAATCCGGACCTCTGCATCGGATATCCTCCGGTTGACGCTGGGATCGGCTCCGATTCGTCGGCTATTGGTCTTGGCTGCGATACGTTTTCGGGTATCAATCTTAATACTGTTGCACTGTTTGCACTCTCTCCAGTACCAACAACAACCGGACTGTTGGAGAGAAGACTTCGAAACAGACCAACTTGAATATTTGTTGGGGCATGATTGAAGGGTTTCGGTTCATTCCCGGTTTGTGTGGGAGGGAAAGTTCTGTATACCTGTGTAGCTAACTGCATACCCCTGATACTCGGTAAGACGGGTTCTAACACTGGCTGGGGTGGATCTAGCTCGCTAGTGACATATTTGTGTACAACACTCTCAGAAGTTCGACCAATGAGACCCCCTAATGAAGATTGTACTGCTGTATCGTTCAGTGAAATACCTTCTAACGCCCTATCCAAAACGGTTTGCTTATCGCTAATTGGTAGCTTACGGCATTCCTGTCTAGCGCCTGTCCCGGATGTCGTTGTATTTTCCGTCTGCTGAACAATCCCAGTTGCTGTCTTTGTGGGTCTCATCATAGTTGAGCTCATAGCCTCGTACTGTTGACTCCGCCACTGCCTACTTTGCTGTGCGAACTCTGCTGTGAAATCGCACTTTTGTCGTCATCATCCTCATTTCCCAACTCCAGTTGCTCCCGTAGCCGAAAGGTTTCTTCCAGAGCTTCCGTTTCGACTTGCAGCTTCATCGTTTCGAACTCATTCTCCCGCTTCTCGTGTTCCAACTCCAGTCGTTTGAGCGCTAGCTTCTTCTGCGCTTCCAACTTCTCCATCTGCAGTTGAACCAACCTAGCTCGGGCACTGGCAGTGGTCTTTACAGAACTTGTTCTGGAACTTGTACCACTCTTGGGCCTTTCCACTGGTATCGTCGATGATGGCCGTTGACAGTTGGGACATGTAAAGGCTCGGTCTGGCTCTGCGATACTGTCGTTGACACCTACGCAACTGTAGTGCCACCACGACTCGCAATGGCAGCAGCTTACCATTCGGTCTGTATCCGCTTCGATACACGCCTGACAGTGGGTTTTCTTGCTCCGTGTGCTTGGCATCTTGAGCAATCTTTTAGTTTTGTTGGGGGAATTTTCGGGGTCTCTTCAGCAATACACCGTTGTTCTGGATGTTACGCTAAAAGCTAAATGTATcgattaatttatttgtttggttTTGTGTTCAGTTCACTCACATTGGTCACCCTAATTCACTTTTACTCCAATCTTCCCACTGTCAGCAATCTGACCAAAACACACAACTGTAATTATAAGTTCAAATTAATATTTTCTACTCACCATACTTCTTGCTTATACTATTTACCCCAGCCTCGCTGGCAAATGTGAACTCCGTGTTGTTCTACAATTTAAATTCACTCAAATTATTCGTACTCCACAAATCAACGCAAAAGTATCAGTCTGTCAAACTTCTTTTGACAATTCTCCTTTCCACACAACCGTCAAAATCCGTCCGAGAGCTTGTGTCAGTCCTGCACTCGACGCGCCGCGCTCTCCTGCAACCGGGAGGTACTCGAGGGACTGGTGCGATCCTCCGTAACAACAACTGAGAGGAAAAATCATGATATGCACCAAGAAGAGCTGAAGGAGCTCCAAAGACTTGCAGGTCTTGTGCTGGGTCAGACGTTCacacaataaaatatttttagatatAGTGATTAGTGATGATATGTTTATAGAAACTCTTGTTTATAGAAACATCTActacagcgtttttaaaatgtcatttttctcccTTTTATGTCAaccaattatttttaatgaatccaattatTTGAAACGCTCGAAAAATCATATCTTGTTAAGAAGtatctaaacaaggattatgcacagaatatgggtcattcctcgcgaagtgatcaaaaaaagatacaaacttgaaatcgactttcacggatttgaaccaaatttggaggagttgttcatctagggccatagaaacccaaattt encodes:
- the LOC131681120 gene encoding uncharacterized protein LOC131681120 is translated as MSSTMMRPTKTATGIVQQTENTTTSGTGARQECRKLPISDKQTVLDRALEGISLNDTAVQSSLGGLIGRTSESVVHKYVTSELDPPQPVLEPVLPSIRGMQLATQVYRTFPPTQTGNEPKPFNHAPTNIQVGLFRSLLSNSPVVVGTGESANSATVLRLIPENVSQPRPIADESEPIPASTGGYPMQRSGFEPQPFLRQPSGHLPQRSGGQSMPAPTARFLSGFGATPMPRVPTWNQGGQQGQSANQLDEPTRLPYHGGPNPQQLAARQVISKELPFFSGNPEDWPLFISSYVNTTEACGYSDAENLARLQRCLKGNAFEAVRSRLLLPAPVSHVIATLETLYGRPELLIHTLLQKVRNVPGPKQDRLDTFIGYGLAVQNLCDHLEAGGHEAHLNNPMLLFELVDKLPVNTKLDWSLYKERCREVNIRSFSQYMSTLVRAANDVTLHYEPRQPQQQFRPKDKHFCGAHVAEEPAKTPGKACLVCKDPKHRVKNCGVFAKKTLDERWKTIQELRLCRICLGAHGKRPCRIRTKCEIDGCQLRHHSLIHSKQTPSALVPRQEKLEPKPSGSDAVTNHHYAGKAALFRIIPVELHGTNRSVSTYAFLDDGSSRTLVDEDIAIQLGVTGDSLPLCLQWTANMKRIETDSQRIALKIRGEAEVTKFTLNDVRTVSKLDLPRQSLRYAELAESFPYLKGLPIKDYENALPRILIGNDNAHVTAMHKIRVGQPGEPIAAKSRLGWTVYGKQEKSVDRAHSFHICECQDDRSLHDLVKQFFSVESMGIEAVGCPESPEVQRANNILQKTTKRVGQRFETGLLWRYDCFEFPDSYPMAVRRLQCLERRILKDPVIGESVVRQLSEYQAKGYIHKATPEELEEADPRRTWYLPLGVVLNPKKPSKIRIFCDAAAKVDGISLNTMLLKGPDLLNSLLTVLFGFRERRVALCADLKEMFHQVKIRREDRHAQRMLWRDDPSMEPTVYLIDVATFGAACSPCSSQHVKNRNAEEHAQEFPAAADAIIRKHYVDDYLDSADSEVLARVGEDDPASEKCIQMDKNCSMERVLGMYWKPEEDVFTFSTTLAIETNRPTKRQALQVVMSPFDPAGLLCFFLVHGKILIQEVWRAKTEWDQPIPLELNEKWTRWTALFQYLNQIRVPRCYFPEHSIKEVVSLQLHIFVDASEEAYACVAYLRAEFPGSVIRVALVGGKAKVAPLKTLSIPRLKLNGAVIGVRLRKAIINGHTLKIDKTVMWTDSKTVLAWINADHRRYRQFVSCRVGETLSKSDAAKWRYVPSKMNPADLATKWGVRGPCFSANSPWFGEFFLGVPETQWPSEINAAEETTDEELRPCLVHSEVILKSVINWDRFSNWTRLQRAVAYVLRYRKILQQRSRNEAPPAGPITQQELALAESTIYRLIQSEMYPDEIAILTTKEDHKKMRRQKLERTSKIRKLSPYMDDTGIIRSDSRIPEASFAAYDTRFPIILPKEHVVTRMLLEWYHRTFLHANGETVVNEVRQRFYVSTLRTIVRQIARECVMCKANKAVPVIPRMAPLPVARVKAFERPFSYVGIDYFGPIAVRVNRSTAKRWIALFTCLTTRAIHLEVVHTLTTESCKQAIRRFVGRRGSPAEIRSDQGTNFVGANNELRKEMIAIDGQLAESFTNTNTRWIFNPPAAPHMGGAWERLVRSVKVSLAAMYTSRIPNEETLATLVIEAESVVNSRPLTFIPLEAEQQEALTPNHFLLSSSRGVVQPPKEQAEPKMVCRGDWKLCQAMLNQFWRRWVREYLPTIARRTKWFEETKPIEVGDLVVIVEEKIRNGWVLGRVVQVMKGSDGRIRDAVIQTADGIKRRPVAKLARLDVDRGKTGADSPDQPYGSGNVTEDRTRPSSTPRLQESAARRVQD